The following nucleotide sequence is from Mesorhizobium sp. J8.
CGAGGCGGTGTTGATCTGCTGCAGCCGGCGGAAGGCGTGGCGCAGGCCCTCGATCGCCTTCGACCAGGTCACGTCGATGCCGCTTGAGCCCATGTTCTGGAACGCGATACGCATCAGGCCGAGAACGCCGCCCTCGAGGACGTCGAGTTCGCCGTCCATGTAGGATTCGGGCACCGCCAGCATCGGGTCGAAGGTGATGGCGCGCTCGGCATGCGAGGTCCTGATATGGATATGCACCGGCTCGCCGCTGCCGTCGCCGAACTTATGCGTCGTGCCCTTCGGGCCGGTCACCTTGAGGTCGCCGACGCGCACCAGGCGTTCGAGAACGTGTTTCAACAGGATATTCATGACCAAATGTCCCCTCAGTCGGATCACCCGGTAATCGGACTGGAATGCCAAGCGGAAGTGCCATGGCGTGTCACCCGCGTCCAATCGACGCGCCACGCTGTAATGTGCACAAGATATAGGGCGTCGAAAAGTTCCTTTTGGCACAAAAAAGCCCGGGTCTGAGACCCGGGCGTTGGTCCAGAAATCCTGGACGTAAGCGAGCCGAAGCGATGGCTTCGCAGATCAGCGCTGGAGATCAGGCGTTCTCTTCGCCGCCTTCGAATTCGGCGTTCGGGTCGAAGAAATTCTCCGGCCGGGCGTTGTCGTTGATGTCGTCGCCATAAATCGCTTCGGCGGTGGTCAGCGTCTCGCCCTTGGCCTGGCGCTCCGCCTCGTCGGCCGAACGGGCGACGTTGAGCGTCACGGTGACCTCGACTTCCGGATGCAGCGCGATTGCCACGTTGGAGAGGCCGATGGTTTTGATCGGCTGGTTGAGCTCGATCTGGTTGCGGCTGACGGTAAAGCCTTCGGCGGTCAGCAACTCGGCAATGTCGCGGGTCGACACCGAGCCGTAGAGCTGGCCGGTCTCGCCGGCCGAGCGCACGACCACGAAGCTCTTGCCGTCGAGCGTCTCGGCAATCTTGGAGGCCTCGGATTTGCGCTCCAGGTTGCGGGCTTCGAGCTGGGCGCGCTGGCCTTCGAACTTCTTCTTGTTGGCTTCGTTAGCGCGCAGCGCCTTGCCCTGCGGCAGCAGGAAATTACGGGCGAACCCGTCCTTGACCTTGACGGTCTCGCCCATCTGGCCGAGGCGGGAAATGCGCTCGAGGAGAATGACTTCCATGGTTTCGTTCCTTCGTCTGCGCGCCGACCGTTCGATCGGCGCTGAATGAATTGGAACAGGTCAGGAAGCTTGGCGCGGCGTCGCCGCTCTTGTCGCTGTCCTGCCTGTCTTGGCAGTTAGAGGCTGTTCGCCCCAACTCGGGATTTGACTTCAACCCTTCGCGACGCCCGTCGCCCCGAGATGGAAGCGGGCGGCGAGCCGCCCGCTTCGGATTCTCGCTTAGCGGACCACGTAGGGCAGCAGGCCGAGGAAGCGAGCGCGCTTGATCGCCTTGGCGAGCTCGCGCTGCTTCTTCTGGCTGACGGCGGTGATGCGCGAGGGCACGATCTTGCCGCGCTCGGAAATGTAGCGCTGCAGCAGGCGCACGTCCTTGTAGTCGATCTTCGGCGCGTTGGCGCCGGAGAACGGGCAGGTCTTGCGGCGGCGATGGAACGGACGCCGGGTCGGGATCTGGTTGATGTCGACCATTATTCTGCACCTCCTTCAACGCTTTCGCGCGGACGGCGCGGACCACGGTCGCCGCCGTCACGATCGCCGAACGAACGCGGGCCGCGGTCGCCGCGGTCGCGGTCGCCGAAGGAACGCGGGCCACGGTCGCCACGATCGCGGTCGCCGAAGCCGCCGCGCTCGGAACGCTCTTCGCGCTTCTGCATCATCGCCGAAGGACCTTCCTCATGCGCCTCGACCTTGACGGTGAGGAAGCGGAGGACGTCTTCCGACAGGCCCATCTGGCGCTCCATTTCGTTGAGCGCGGCCGGCGGGCAGGTGATGTCCATCAGCGTGTAGTAAGCCTTCCGGTTCTTCTTGACCCGGTAGGTGAGGGACTTCAGTCCCCAGTTCTCGATCCGGCCGACCGAGCCGCCATTCGCGGTGATGACGCCCTTGTACTGTTCGACAAGCGCGTCAACCTGCTGCTGCGACAGGTCCTGCCGGGCAAGAAACACATGTTCGTAAAGAGCCATTATGTCTTTCTGCCTTTCTTCGTTTCTCTGTCCGGCCCTCGCGGCTAAGCCTCTGCAACTTGTCTGACCCGGCGGAGCGGGGAAGAAAGGAGCATCGCGAGACGGTCGAGAGCGGAGACACGGGAGGCTGGAAGCGCTTCTGGCTTCGTGTCGTGGTCTGAACGACCACGGCCCTCCGTTCAGCCCCCAGCAAGGACCGGCAGATTGCGCGCGTCTATACAGCAATTTCCAGCGAACGCAAGGCCACGTAGTGCCTCGGCCTTAAGAGGGCGCTGTTATCGAAGCCAGGAAAAGCGCGGTCCTCTAAAAGCAAGTCGCCGAGTAACGACATCCGATCGGACCTATGCGCGGATCGATGCGACCTCAGTATAAAGATTAGCTTCTCCTAATGTGCTATAGGCAAAATGTGAGGGGCTGAATTCCATGGGGCGGATGCAACGTCGGATCGCCTTTATGTGCCTTATCCTGGCGGGCGACGCCGACGCCCATAGCTGGTATTCGGATAAGACGGACCCTGTTCTCAATCTCAAATGCTGCGACGATCGCGATTGCCATCCTGTCGCGTCAAACGATGTCAGATCGACCAGGCAGGGCTATTACGTCAAGCAACCGACGCCTTACTCTCGGAACGATCCGCCTACAGGCGAGTGGTTCATTCCATGGAACCGCGTGCAGGCTGCGCCCGATGACCAGTATCATATCTGCGAAAATCTCTACCCGACATTCCGGGTAGGCAGATATCGAATGAGATGGACGTGCTTCTTTGCACCGCGGGCGACGGGTTCGATTTCAGACTGATGCACCGCCAAGGTCGGAAGCTGCCTGCATGGCGAGAGAAGCGCCGCAGCTTTCGGAAAAACGCCAGCGCCGCCGGATTGTCGATTTTATCGATTTTCCAGTAATCAGGCTTTAACTACCTCAAGAAGTTGTATCCGGTTGTAACCAGCCGTTTATCAGAACGGCGCATGAGAGGCGCGCGGGCCGCAAGGCGGCAGGCAATCGGGCAATTCCAGGGGTAGGGAATGCTTCTCAGGCGGTTTTGGCGCTCAAGGCGCGGCAATTTCTCATTGATGCTGGCGGTGGGCGTGCCTGCCATGCTGGGCGCGGTGGCGTTTGCGACGGACGTCTCGACGCTGATGCGGGCAAAAAGCAATCTGCAGAACGCGCTGGACGCGGCGAACCTCGCTTCCTCGCATCTGGGCGACGCCGAGGTGACGCGCGCCGACGCCTTCAACCGCTATTTCCAGGCCAATATCGCCAGCCATGACGAGCTTTCCAACGCGAAGGCCACGCTGACGGTCGACAGGGGCGTCAACTTCGTCAAGACCAGGGCCACCGCCTCGGCGGACGTCAATCTCAACTTCTCATTCCTGTTTGGCGCCGAAAAGCATATCAGCGTCGACGCTTCGGCGGTCGAATCCAACAACCAGCTCGAAGTCGTGCTGGTGCTGGACAACACCGGCTCGATGGCCGGCGCGCGCATCGGCGCGCTGCGGACGGCGACCAAGTCGCTGCTCGACTATCTCGAAGCGGCCAAGTCGCCGACCCGTTCCGTGCGCGCCTCGCTGGTGCCCTTCGTCACGGCCGTCAACGTCAATGGTCCCGAATTCGACCCGTCCTGGATCGACATGGACGGCAAGTCGTCCACCAACGGCGTCAATTTCCCGGTCGTCGACGGCAAGCGGCCGAACCATATGGCGCTGTTCAGGCAGCTTGGTCAGAAGGGCGGCTGGAACGACACGGGCTGGAAGGGCTGCGTCGAGGCGCGGCCAGGCGCTCTGAACATTTCCGATACACCACCGGACCCCTCGAGGCCCGACACGCTGTTCGTGCCCTATTTCGCGCCGGACGATCCGGATGTCGCCAAGAAGCCCTCGGCCTCCTACGGCAATTCGTCAACCGGCTACAACAATTCTTATCTTGACGACAGCATCAACAAAAATTGGCTGAACCGGAATATACTTGGCATAGATCTCAGCGGCCTGCTGACGGGCGCGCTCAATGCGCTGCTGAGCGCGGATTTGAACACGATCGCAAAATACGTCGCCTCGACCAACACTCTGATTACCGAAACCGGCAGCACGATCACCATCGGCCCGAACCGCGCCTGCCCAACGCCGATCATTCCCCTGACCGACGACTTCAACAAGCTGCGTCTGGCGGCAAGCCAGATGAGCGAATGGAACGGCTCCGGCACCAACGTGTCGGAGGGCTTGAGCTGGGGCCAGCGGGTGCTGTCGCCGCAGCCGCC
It contains:
- the rplI gene encoding 50S ribosomal protein L9; this translates as MEVILLERISRLGQMGETVKVKDGFARNFLLPQGKALRANEANKKKFEGQRAQLEARNLERKSEASKIAETLDGKSFVVVRSAGETGQLYGSVSTRDIAELLTAEGFTVSRNQIELNQPIKTIGLSNVAIALHPEVEVTVTLNVARSADEAERQAKGETLTTAEAIYGDDINDNARPENFFDPNAEFEGGEENA
- the rpsR gene encoding 30S ribosomal protein S18, coding for MVDINQIPTRRPFHRRRKTCPFSGANAPKIDYKDVRLLQRYISERGKIVPSRITAVSQKKQRELAKAIKRARFLGLLPYVVR
- the rpsF gene encoding 30S ribosomal protein S6, giving the protein MALYEHVFLARQDLSQQQVDALVEQYKGVITANGGSVGRIENWGLKSLTYRVKKNRKAYYTLMDITCPPAALNEMERQMGLSEDVLRFLTVKVEAHEEGPSAMMQKREERSERGGFGDRDRGDRGPRSFGDRDRGDRGPRSFGDRDGGDRGPRRPRESVEGGAE
- a CDS encoding pilus assembly protein; the protein is MLLRRFWRSRRGNFSLMLAVGVPAMLGAVAFATDVSTLMRAKSNLQNALDAANLASSHLGDAEVTRADAFNRYFQANIASHDELSNAKATLTVDRGVNFVKTRATASADVNLNFSFLFGAEKHISVDASAVESNNQLEVVLVLDNTGSMAGARIGALRTATKSLLDYLEAAKSPTRSVRASLVPFVTAVNVNGPEFDPSWIDMDGKSSTNGVNFPVVDGKRPNHMALFRQLGQKGGWNDTGWKGCVEARPGALNISDTPPDPSRPDTLFVPYFAPDDPDVAKKPSASYGNSSTGYNNSYLDDSINKNWLNRNILGIDLSGLLTGALNALLSADLNTIAKYVASTNTLITETGSTITIGPNRACPTPIIPLTDDFNKLRLAASQMSEWNGSGTNVSEGLSWGQRVLSPQPPYTDAAPYKTAGVTKVVMLLTDGENVVYGASNTPQKSDYTSYGYLASGRFGSSNQTTAARNVDGWTKDVCTQLKNQGVQIYTMVLQADTAANRSLYSACASDPSDYYAVEDPAKLPNVFQTIANKFSRLQLTN